The Metabacillus sediminilitoris genome window below encodes:
- a CDS encoding ThiF family adenylyltransferase, whose protein sequence is MIKEQFTRNLGIMSEEEVSRLHGTTIAIAGCGCIGGFAAELLARMGVGKLTLADPDTFDESNINRQCAATHRTVGMLKVEALKDHLLAINPDLEITLFTEGVNEENVEAFLEGADYVIDAIDYFCLPEAVVLHRQARQKGLFITTAVALGFGTSVLTFSPNGMNVEDYIGIPENCSIDDIRGMIFPASSYASYLPSYATEEKIAEWIANKTIPTISVGQALGPGALVSQMVLHLLGRKEPMIVPEKWQVQFE, encoded by the coding sequence ATGATTAAAGAACAGTTTACTAGAAACCTAGGAATTATGTCAGAAGAAGAAGTAAGCCGATTACACGGAACAACAATTGCGATTGCTGGATGTGGCTGCATTGGCGGCTTTGCTGCTGAACTACTAGCTCGAATGGGTGTTGGCAAATTAACATTAGCTGATCCGGATACTTTTGATGAATCAAATATAAATCGCCAATGTGCGGCAACACATCGTACAGTTGGTATGCTGAAGGTCGAAGCGCTAAAAGATCATCTATTAGCGATTAATCCAGATTTAGAGATTACTTTATTCACAGAAGGAGTCAACGAAGAAAATGTTGAAGCGTTTCTTGAAGGTGCAGATTATGTCATTGATGCCATTGATTACTTCTGCCTGCCGGAAGCCGTTGTGCTGCACCGCCAGGCACGACAAAAAGGATTATTTATTACAACAGCTGTTGCTTTAGGATTTGGTACCTCTGTTTTAACATTTTCACCTAACGGAATGAATGTAGAGGACTATATCGGGATTCCAGAAAATTGCTCGATTGATGATATAAGAGGAATGATCTTCCCTGCCTCCAGTTATGCCAGCTATCTGCCAAGCTATGCGACGGAAGAAAAAATTGCTGAGTGGATTGCAAATAAAACGATTCCAACGATTAGTGTTGGCCAAGCATTAGGGCCTGGTGCTTTAGTGTCGCAGATGGTATTGCATTTATTAGGCAGGAAGGAGCCGATGATTGTACCGGAGAAGTGGCAAGTTCAGTTTGAATAG
- a CDS encoding helix-turn-helix domain-containing protein: MKDLSRAEKISIAMKGRKLSKKHKENLSKAKLGKARSIATKAKIKETLLGSKLDEMRRKQPMLVCKTNMSRSHLTAENVKEIRIRYTTENGISIRKLAEEYNVSRHTIHSIVNNKTWKPKSTM, encoded by the coding sequence ATGAAAGATTTATCTAGAGCTGAAAAGATCAGCATCGCAATGAAAGGGCGTAAGCTGTCAAAAAAGCATAAAGAAAACTTATCAAAGGCGAAATTAGGTAAAGCTAGATCCATTGCGACCAAAGCAAAAATTAAAGAAACCCTTCTTGGATCAAAATTAGATGAGATGAGAAGAAAGCAGCCTATGTTAGTCTGTAAAACAAATATGAGCCGCTCACACCTAACTGCAGAAAACGTCAAAGAAATTCGAATACGTTATACAACAGAAAATGGCATATCGATACGAAAGCTCGCTGAAGAGTATAATGTTAGCAGACATACCATACATAGTATTGTTAACAATAAAACTTGGAAGCCTAAATCCACCATGTAA
- a CDS encoding helix-turn-helix domain-containing protein, producing MKKAITKIACVDTYESLTTFSTIEDLNQSIYNHITHYNENLSPTMITILKLLGRYSIKYLGVSFLTKNKIGELVGKSRRTIIRVCHELENLGIIKQYPLKRGSDQQQTSNAIVIQPYVEQVENKNVTQDKQENVTPKTNSSSLNNLKDLNTYDGPIQLPYQSFRNMCHCFTKEKKIVNRLYGVYLGQIKHIKPFYDEKVLLDLGILAIKLAFQATKRKKIDNLFGYYNGVLDQLFTKLYFEDMKGNHWSVEEDVC from the coding sequence ATGAAAAAAGCAATCACAAAAATAGCATGCGTTGATACATATGAATCACTCACCACATTCTCAACAATTGAAGACTTAAACCAATCCATCTATAATCACATCACGCACTACAATGAAAATCTATCACCAACAATGATTACGATCTTAAAGCTCTTAGGAAGATACAGTATCAAGTATCTGGGCGTTTCCTTTCTAACAAAAAATAAAATTGGCGAACTGGTCGGGAAAAGTAGACGGACCATTATTCGCGTTTGCCATGAGCTAGAGAACTTAGGAATCATTAAGCAATATCCTCTAAAACGGGGCAGTGATCAGCAGCAAACATCGAATGCCATTGTTATTCAGCCATATGTTGAACAGGTTGAAAATAAGAATGTCACACAAGACAAGCAAGAAAATGTCACACCAAAAACCAATTCTTCTTCTTTAAACAATCTAAAAGATCTTAATACGTATGATGGTCCTATTCAGCTGCCATACCAATCATTTCGTAACATGTGTCATTGCTTTACAAAAGAGAAAAAGATCGTTAATCGCCTTTATGGTGTTTATTTAGGTCAAATCAAACATATCAAGCCATTCTATGATGAAAAAGTGTTGCTTGATCTCGGGATATTAGCGATAAAACTCGCGTTTCAAGCTACAAAGAGGAAAAAGATCGATAACCTTTTTGGCTATTATAACGGTGTATTGGATCAATTGTTTACAAAGCTATATTTTGAGGATATGAAGGGAAATCATTGGAGTGTAGAGGAGGATGTTTGTTAA
- a CDS encoding ABC transporter ATP-binding protein — protein MSLLTVKQLTKSYQAGKTAVNNLSFELNKGECLGLVGESGCGKSTLARCLLRIEPIDSGSIYFKEEAIEQLNERQLHPYRKKIQIVFQNPLAALNPKLKIKDSLIDPYAQYRKELNLSHFSYTSEDAFVKQLFEAVELPPGLANQYPHELSGGQRQRVTIARAISIEPELIVLDEPTASLDVISQGAVLTLLSELRETLSLSYLFISHDLAAVRQMSQRIMVMKEGEVVDQFNSDHLFNEERHPYTKELISIF, from the coding sequence ATGAGTCTGCTTACTGTTAAACAACTGACAAAATCCTATCAAGCAGGAAAAACAGCGGTGAACAACCTCTCATTTGAACTGAACAAGGGGGAATGTCTAGGCCTTGTTGGTGAAAGCGGCTGTGGTAAAAGCACATTGGCTCGTTGCTTGCTGAGGATTGAACCGATTGACAGCGGATCGATCTATTTTAAGGAAGAAGCAATTGAACAGCTTAATGAGCGTCAGTTACATCCTTACCGAAAAAAAATTCAAATCGTGTTTCAAAATCCATTAGCTGCATTAAATCCAAAGCTTAAAATAAAGGATTCACTGATTGACCCTTACGCCCAGTATAGGAAGGAACTGAACCTTAGCCATTTTTCCTATACCTCTGAGGATGCCTTTGTCAAGCAGCTTTTTGAAGCCGTTGAGCTGCCGCCGGGTTTAGCCAATCAATATCCTCATGAATTAAGTGGCGGACAGCGGCAACGTGTTACGATTGCCCGAGCGATCAGCATTGAACCTGAGCTCATTGTTCTAGATGAGCCAACTGCAAGCCTTGATGTCATTTCACAAGGGGCAGTGCTTACTTTATTGTCAGAGCTTCGCGAAACGTTAAGTCTCTCTTACTTGTTTATTTCACATGATCTTGCTGCTGTCAGGCAAATGAGCCAGCGGATCATGGTGATGAAAGAAGGAGAGGTTGTCGATCAATTCAACAGCGATCATTTATTTAATGAGGAACGCCACCCTTATACAAAAGAGCTCATTTCAATTTTTTAG
- a CDS encoding ABC transporter ATP-binding protein produces MILSLENVSISSREKKIVDNVSLSIQKGEWYALVGQSGSGKSLLSQAIGQMLPPNLQVEGKILFKDEDLLSLSPKQIRTFRGQKLSYIFQDYQGSFTPFRTIGQHFEEYQKAHGIRDAKTRKIKSMDALESVGLDEALYKRYPFQLSGGQLQRVSIAMALLLSPDLLIADEITTALDSVSGHRILELLAKRQKETGCAILFITHDWRHVRRYATRLAVMKEGEIVESGGKHRILDHPQHDYTKQLIQAAPILGRGLPSGLKEVDTYESAYC; encoded by the coding sequence ATGATTTTATCGCTTGAGAACGTATCCATTAGCAGCAGAGAAAAGAAAATTGTTGATAACGTGTCACTCTCTATTCAAAAAGGAGAGTGGTATGCACTGGTTGGACAAAGCGGGAGCGGAAAAAGTTTACTGTCACAGGCAATTGGACAAATGCTTCCACCTAATTTGCAGGTAGAGGGAAAGATTCTTTTTAAAGACGAGGATTTGCTATCGTTATCACCAAAACAGATAAGGACTTTTCGCGGCCAAAAACTTTCCTATATTTTTCAAGATTATCAGGGCTCTTTTACACCGTTTCGAACAATTGGCCAGCATTTTGAAGAATACCAGAAAGCACACGGCATTCGCGATGCCAAAACCCGGAAAATAAAGTCAATGGATGCACTTGAATCTGTTGGGTTAGATGAAGCTTTGTACAAGCGATACCCGTTTCAGTTAAGTGGCGGACAACTTCAGCGAGTTTCGATTGCTATGGCCCTTTTGCTGTCACCTGATCTATTAATTGCAGATGAAATAACAACTGCACTTGACAGTGTCTCTGGGCACAGGATTTTAGAATTGCTTGCGAAGCGGCAAAAAGAAACAGGCTGTGCGATTTTATTCATCACCCATGATTGGCGCCATGTCAGACGTTATGCGACTCGTTTAGCTGTCATGAAGGAAGGGGAAATCGTTGAATCAGGCGGGAAGCATCGGATCCTCGATCATCCGCAGCATGACTATACTAAGCAATTGATCCAAGCTGCACCTATACTAGGACGCGGTCTTCCATCAGGGTTAAAGGAGGTTGATACGTATGAGTCTGCTTACTGTTAA
- the nikC gene encoding nickel transporter permease codes for MKGLSICLPKVKKHSWQGVLALICLILVFVVAIYAFFYLRHDSTLTNLDGRLQGMSLQHPLGTDQLGRDVLTRLLLGGQQTIGYSLLALIVALIIGIPFGLISGYKRGLVDRVFMRIADGFLAFPDMIVAIVLSGLLGPGISNLVLAIVMVKWVSYARLVRSTVLSESQKEYVLIARTNGLSSSKIMRKHLFPHIVGHVLVLASLDLGKIILLISAFSYIGLGAQPPIPEWGAMLNDSRPYFQSRPELMIYPGLAIVIVVLLTNMLGDYLRDHFDVKKEVGQ; via the coding sequence ATGAAAGGACTGTCTATATGTTTGCCAAAGGTAAAAAAGCACAGTTGGCAAGGGGTGCTGGCGCTGATATGCCTAATCCTTGTTTTTGTAGTCGCCATCTATGCTTTTTTTTATTTACGGCATGATTCAACATTAACAAATCTCGATGGACGCCTCCAGGGAATGAGTCTTCAGCATCCACTTGGAACAGATCAACTCGGTCGGGACGTACTGACCAGGCTCTTACTTGGCGGTCAGCAAACAATCGGTTATAGTTTGCTGGCGCTGATTGTTGCCCTCATTATTGGAATCCCCTTTGGTCTTATTTCAGGTTATAAACGCGGGTTAGTTGATCGGGTATTTATGCGAATTGCCGATGGATTTTTAGCTTTTCCAGATATGATTGTCGCCATTGTCCTGAGTGGATTACTTGGACCGGGCATCTCAAACCTTGTTCTTGCAATTGTGATGGTTAAATGGGTTAGTTATGCTCGTCTTGTTCGCAGCACGGTTTTATCAGAGTCCCAAAAAGAGTATGTGCTGATTGCCCGCACCAATGGGCTATCTTCAAGTAAAATTATGCGTAAGCATTTATTTCCCCATATTGTGGGGCATGTTCTCGTGCTAGCAAGTCTAGATCTAGGAAAAATTATTTTGCTCATTTCGGCCTTTTCATACATTGGACTTGGGGCACAGCCTCCAATTCCTGAATGGGGAGCCATGCTAAACGACTCACGCCCGTATTTTCAGTCAAGACCTGAATTAATGATCTATCCTGGTTTAGCGATTGTGATTGTTGTGCTGCTAACGAATATGCTTGGCGATTATTTACGTGACCATTTTGATGTGAAGAAAGAGGTGGGACAATGA
- the nikB gene encoding nickel ABC transporter permease, with protein MVQILARKFFEVLFFMLFITFVSFLFVRLAPGDPVLTILNVDELSVSQEQAEALREELGFNKPLLVQYGLWLLNFIQLDFGNSYVTGQPVMDMILMGLPATIELAVGALIVMLVVSIPLGSLSALYRNSWIDQVGRILSIIGAAIPSFWLGLIFIDLFGVRFNWLPTMGRDGFISLVLPSLTLGLAISSVYVRLLRSSLLDSLSQEFIRAARARGLSEWRIFLVHAFRHSLPPVITVFGVSLGSLIGGVVVIEVLFAYPGIGKLVVDAIRQRDYPLIQGYILIMAIIVFIVNTCVDVSYRYLNPEMKLKERETS; from the coding sequence ATGGTTCAAATTCTTGCTCGGAAATTCTTTGAAGTTTTATTTTTTATGTTATTTATTACATTTGTCAGTTTTTTGTTTGTTCGGCTTGCACCTGGTGATCCTGTTTTGACGATTTTGAATGTGGATGAGCTATCAGTTAGTCAGGAGCAGGCAGAGGCATTAAGAGAGGAGTTGGGATTCAACAAGCCATTGCTCGTCCAGTACGGGCTTTGGCTGCTTAACTTTATCCAGCTTGATTTCGGGAACTCTTATGTCACGGGTCAACCTGTCATGGACATGATTTTAATGGGGCTCCCTGCCACAATTGAGTTAGCTGTTGGTGCGTTGATTGTCATGCTGGTCGTATCAATCCCGCTTGGATCGCTATCTGCTCTTTATCGGAATAGCTGGATTGATCAGGTGGGTAGAATCCTATCAATTATTGGCGCGGCCATCCCGAGTTTTTGGCTTGGTCTTATTTTTATTGATTTATTCGGGGTACGTTTTAATTGGCTTCCGACCATGGGGAGAGATGGATTCATCTCATTGGTCTTACCGTCACTGACACTAGGGCTGGCCATTTCAAGCGTATATGTTCGTTTGCTTCGTTCCAGCCTGCTTGATTCGCTTAGTCAGGAATTTATCCGTGCAGCGAGAGCGCGCGGGTTATCAGAATGGCGAATTTTCCTCGTGCATGCATTTCGGCACAGCCTCCCACCTGTTATTACCGTGTTTGGAGTCAGTTTAGGAAGTCTGATTGGCGGTGTTGTGGTGATTGAAGTTTTATTTGCGTATCCAGGGATAGGAAAGCTTGTCGTTGATGCGATCCGTCAACGTGATTATCCCTTAATACAGGGGTATATTTTAATCATGGCGATCATTGTTTTTATTGTAAATACATGTGTGGATGTATCTTACAGATATTTAAATCCCGAAATGAAACTAAAAGAAAGGGAGACTAGCTGA
- the nikA gene encoding nickel ABC transporter substrate-binding protein: protein MVCVSLLSACAQSSQSTVKEKAEDKHIHFLYNFSTNSLDPHVDTSYVPLRAGITETLVRLDEENLTIAPWLAEGWEGEDGQHWTIKLREDVTFQNGKKMDAEAVKASLERALKESVAIQHALKIDTIEADGYTLHISTKEPFPEFVSELVNPNVSIIDVTEEDIVNKPVGTGPFTLKSFTPGSKLELERYADYWDGASNLDSVTFAFNEDANARSLALKSGQVDIVYRPEVESLESLQAQDGMKVESTETFRVHQMTMNMERKSLQDVNVRRAVDALIDRQKIVDTILLGYAKPAVGPFLPSLPFAPSYEQSETGTDIAVKYLKEAGYSLEKGKMQKDGEPLTFTLLTYSARADLPLIAQVFQSDAKRIGIDVEIRQIDIPEEYMASNRDWDLATYSNLTAPRGDAGYYLNATYHPTGALNFSGAHEPELTAIIDKLNQTVSQEERAELAEQAADYVHDNVINSFVLHPSTIVAYNENKVKNWLTTRSEYYMITNKLDVK from the coding sequence ATGGTATGTGTCAGCTTGTTAAGTGCTTGTGCGCAGTCCTCGCAAAGTACTGTTAAGGAAAAAGCAGAAGACAAACATATCCATTTTCTCTATAATTTCTCCACTAATTCTCTCGATCCTCATGTTGATACAAGTTATGTTCCGCTAAGAGCAGGGATTACTGAAACACTTGTCCGGCTAGATGAAGAAAATTTAACGATTGCACCATGGCTGGCAGAAGGCTGGGAAGGTGAGGATGGGCAACATTGGACGATTAAGCTTCGTGAAGATGTTACGTTCCAAAATGGGAAGAAAATGGATGCTGAAGCGGTGAAAGCCTCTCTTGAACGAGCACTGAAAGAGAGTGTTGCGATTCAACATGCGCTTAAAATCGATACGATTGAAGCAGATGGCTACACATTGCATATTTCAACAAAGGAACCTTTTCCGGAGTTTGTTTCTGAGCTTGTTAACCCTAATGTTTCTATCATTGATGTAACAGAAGAGGACATTGTCAATAAACCTGTCGGTACAGGACCTTTTACTTTGAAGTCATTCACACCTGGAAGTAAGCTTGAGCTCGAGCGTTATGCTGATTATTGGGATGGTGCTTCAAATCTTGATTCAGTGACATTCGCTTTTAATGAGGATGCAAATGCTCGTTCGCTAGCACTGAAGTCTGGGCAAGTTGATATTGTTTATCGTCCAGAGGTAGAAAGCTTGGAATCATTACAAGCACAAGATGGGATGAAAGTTGAATCAACTGAGACATTCCGTGTCCATCAAATGACGATGAATATGGAGCGGAAAAGTTTGCAGGATGTCAATGTGCGCCGTGCTGTTGATGCATTGATTGACCGTCAGAAGATTGTTGATACGATTCTTTTAGGTTATGCGAAACCTGCTGTTGGGCCATTTTTACCATCACTGCCGTTTGCCCCATCTTATGAACAGAGCGAAACAGGAACAGATATAGCTGTGAAGTACTTGAAGGAAGCAGGCTATTCACTTGAAAAGGGGAAAATGCAAAAAGACGGAGAGCCGCTTACATTTACCCTTTTAACCTATAGCGCAAGAGCAGACTTGCCGTTAATTGCTCAAGTTTTTCAATCGGACGCTAAACGAATTGGAATCGATGTTGAAATTCGTCAAATCGATATTCCTGAGGAATACATGGCGTCAAACCGCGATTGGGATTTGGCTACGTATAGTAATTTAACAGCCCCGCGCGGAGATGCCGGCTACTATTTAAATGCAACCTATCATCCAACTGGCGCTCTCAACTTTAGCGGTGCTCATGAGCCTGAACTGACTGCCATTATTGACAAGCTCAATCAAACTGTTAGTCAAGAAGAACGAGCTGAGCTTGCAGAGCAGGCGGCTGATTATGTCCATGACAATGTGATCAATTCCTTTGTCTTGCATCCTTCCACCATTGTTGCGTATAACGAAAACAAAGTTAAAAATTGGCTGACAACGCGAAGTGAATATTACATGATTACAAACAAGCTGGATGTGAAGTAA
- a CDS encoding helix-turn-helix domain-containing protein, whose translation MRRSNKKTADQARVGDDDTPKSENDQENKDYIFVKVGFKKENFEKIQAYTTYANVEAKMDKIDVEYTAEDFIKGATMYFIDSMLDNIDAHKPKEITRKLYESLPEFLPILNESAKRLGNTSKENVEPLIHSHEGAIKNNLKKILKEQKMTQKELSEITGIDKSNLSIYMNNKSQPSIEFFLRIWHALDYPPLNEMLYREKSSDA comes from the coding sequence ATGAGAAGGAGTAATAAAAAGACTGCCGATCAAGCGAGAGTTGGCGACGATGATACACCAAAATCAGAGAATGACCAAGAAAACAAAGATTATATATTTGTTAAGGTAGGTTTTAAAAAGGAGAATTTTGAAAAAATCCAAGCTTATACGACATATGCAAATGTGGAAGCCAAAATGGATAAAATAGATGTGGAATATACAGCAGAGGATTTCATTAAAGGGGCAACGATGTATTTTATCGATTCCATGCTAGATAATATTGATGCACATAAACCAAAAGAAATAACAAGGAAATTATATGAGTCACTTCCTGAGTTCCTGCCTATTTTAAATGAATCCGCCAAAAGACTAGGAAATACTTCAAAGGAAAATGTTGAACCACTGATTCATTCTCATGAAGGCGCGATAAAAAATAATCTAAAGAAAATATTGAAAGAACAAAAGATGACACAAAAAGAGCTATCAGAAATAACAGGTATCGATAAAAGTAACTTATCCATTTATATGAATAATAAATCCCAGCCATCTATCGAATTCTTTCTTAGAATTTGGCATGCTCTCGACTATCCACCCCTCAATGAAATGTTATATAGAGAGAAATCCTCTGATGCATAA
- a CDS encoding LamG-like jellyroll fold domain-containing protein gives MSKSKWPTKLLAIPMSMMMLTTLLPVQHADAATKNSVPTAEAGQVLADWKFSKDYVKSGTIETGNLVLEDASGNGNDLVLQTVGDASSAEVQNMVKWSEDDLANADDVQSIEFGNDKQAQGGRYFSTINDAMINSEKFEEGFTIEAIVKMPQNFAPEKHSWMGILTRQGQAADLNKTEGEKEILSTLSVSNLKELQWTSHPTNLNHNETNWSFSLDSKEDWYHVAVVNDGSHTKLYVNGVTDFRNTDAEMIGIDAVEGKGWNIGASEWANELDTLFAGKIQEIKMTDGATSQEQWLVNNPQGEHVEYGTNERIPLLTNKQNYNFLFVPDPQKTVRYKPEIFSAQMKWVANQAKKHNIAMTAFVGDMVDQSNVVEEWTASDAGVDMLDKHRIPYLTTAGNHDYGTGDPYLTYYGADRFVEKDYFKGSSPSGYSSYGIVPAGSYNYLFLMVDMYHMEQDMAWAKQVLNEHSDLPTILVSHEILGIGGDGLSASDTKRGNMIWNELVNLNDQVFITVNGHHHGALHRIKQNAKGNDVIQVLVDYQSSYAGGNGWMRFAEFDEKLNKINFKTYSPWVENLSKNERTYFDVKYLNSENDQFEIDLNFKERFNF, from the coding sequence ATGTCGAAGAGCAAATGGCCAACAAAGCTTTTAGCAATTCCAATGAGTATGATGATGCTAACAACGTTGCTGCCTGTGCAACATGCAGATGCTGCAACAAAAAATTCGGTTCCAACGGCTGAAGCAGGACAAGTTCTTGCAGATTGGAAGTTTTCAAAAGACTATGTGAAATCAGGAACGATTGAAACAGGCAATCTTGTCCTAGAGGACGCGAGCGGAAATGGAAATGATTTAGTCCTTCAAACGGTTGGGGATGCCTCTTCTGCAGAAGTACAAAACATGGTGAAATGGTCAGAGGATGATCTTGCAAATGCTGATGATGTCCAAAGTATCGAATTTGGTAACGATAAGCAAGCACAAGGTGGAAGATATTTTAGCACAATAAATGATGCAATGATTAACAGTGAAAAATTTGAAGAAGGCTTTACAATTGAGGCAATTGTGAAAATGCCCCAAAATTTTGCACCTGAGAAGCATAGCTGGATGGGAATTCTAACTCGACAAGGACAGGCTGCTGACCTTAATAAAACAGAAGGGGAGAAGGAAATCCTCTCTACATTATCTGTGTCGAACCTGAAAGAGTTGCAGTGGACAAGCCATCCTACAAATTTAAATCATAATGAAACAAATTGGTCGTTTTCGTTAGACAGCAAAGAAGATTGGTATCATGTTGCGGTTGTAAATGATGGAAGCCATACAAAGTTATATGTGAATGGTGTGACAGATTTCCGAAATACGGATGCGGAAATGATCGGTATTGATGCTGTGGAAGGGAAGGGCTGGAATATTGGCGCTTCTGAGTGGGCAAATGAATTAGATACATTATTCGCGGGGAAAATTCAAGAAATAAAAATGACGGACGGAGCAACTTCTCAGGAACAATGGTTAGTGAACAATCCTCAAGGTGAACATGTTGAATATGGGACAAATGAAAGGATACCTCTGTTAACAAACAAACAGAATTATAACTTTCTATTTGTACCAGACCCGCAAAAAACGGTGCGTTATAAGCCTGAGATTTTCTCTGCCCAAATGAAATGGGTGGCGAATCAAGCAAAAAAACATAATATTGCGATGACTGCTTTTGTAGGCGATATGGTTGACCAAAGCAATGTCGTAGAGGAGTGGACCGCTTCAGACGCAGGGGTGGACATGTTAGATAAACATCGTATTCCATACCTTACTACAGCTGGAAATCATGATTATGGTACTGGAGATCCGTATTTAACGTATTATGGTGCCGATCGTTTTGTTGAAAAGGACTATTTTAAAGGAAGCTCACCGTCTGGTTATAGCTCATACGGCATAGTACCAGCAGGAAGCTATAACTACTTATTCTTGATGGTTGATATGTACCATATGGAGCAAGACATGGCTTGGGCAAAACAAGTATTAAACGAACATTCTGATCTTCCAACTATTTTGGTGTCACATGAAATTTTAGGAATTGGTGGAGACGGATTATCTGCTTCAGATACGAAACGAGGAAATATGATTTGGAATGAGTTAGTCAATTTAAACGATCAAGTATTTATAACGGTAAACGGTCACCATCACGGTGCTCTCCATCGCATAAAGCAAAATGCAAAAGGGAATGATGTGATCCAAGTACTTGTTGACTATCAATCTAGCTATGCAGGTGGAAATGGCTGGATGCGTTTCGCTGAGTTTGATGAGAAGTTGAACAAAATTAACTTTAAAACGTATTCTCCATGGGTAGAAAATCTTTCAAAGAACGAACGTACGTATTTTGATGTGAAATATTTAAACTCTGAAAACGATCAGTTTGAAATTGATCTTAATTTTAAAGAACGCTTTAATTTTTAA
- a CDS encoding efflux RND transporter periplasmic adaptor subunit: protein MKKWKIISLTAVSLSFIAINGYLIGKNDSEVQHTVYVEDWTRVKEKNVVETFHTDGVIMPQEEYDIYFHDSEKEFQRFLVKEGDKVTAGTPLFEFTTPELDHLRETVELEKQQAEGEIAGIDEYLSTLLDYQASISSSTLTTESESDSASESEFDETALEVGLRINENASSDMIISTIEQEMYKQELEKSKLEEEVRKYDSQLNSINEQTSSAMMVSETDGIVKEVNKKLGNPVITIASNVLAIKGQLTENQYKKSETGMPLTAIAAGKKLEGTLGKINDYPVNELAIGEENHYQFEATMTEQPEALAIGTKAAVSVVTAEAIGVPTVREEAIHHVKTPYAYRLNENGQITKQSVKTGLSFDGIQEIKEGIEIREVMMLSPDHVPQNKAYFVTEMKPNNIKKSAFEEITSHEKWESFLIGLIEK, encoded by the coding sequence ATGAAAAAGTGGAAAATCATTTCGCTAACGGCTGTTTCATTGAGTTTTATTGCCATAAACGGGTATTTAATTGGGAAGAATGACAGCGAGGTTCAACATACCGTATACGTCGAAGACTGGACACGCGTAAAAGAAAAAAATGTTGTTGAGACATTTCATACAGATGGTGTCATTATGCCCCAAGAGGAATATGATATTTACTTTCATGATTCAGAAAAAGAATTTCAACGATTTCTTGTAAAAGAAGGTGATAAAGTAACGGCAGGAACTCCTTTGTTTGAGTTTACAACACCTGAACTAGATCATTTGAGAGAAACAGTTGAGTTGGAAAAGCAGCAGGCAGAGGGAGAAATAGCCGGGATTGATGAATACCTAAGTACATTATTGGATTACCAAGCCTCTATCTCCTCTTCTACCCTAACTACTGAATCTGAATCTGATTCTGCATCTGAATCTGAATTTGATGAGACTGCTTTAGAGGTTGGTTTACGCATTAATGAAAATGCTTCTTCAGATATGATAATCAGTACAATTGAACAGGAAATGTATAAACAAGAACTCGAAAAAAGCAAGCTTGAAGAAGAAGTGAGAAAGTATGATAGCCAATTAAACTCTATAAACGAACAAACTAGCTCAGCAATGATGGTGAGCGAAACCGACGGAATTGTCAAAGAAGTGAATAAAAAACTCGGAAATCCTGTCATTACCATTGCATCCAATGTCCTAGCGATAAAAGGACAGCTAACAGAAAACCAATATAAAAAGTCAGAAACAGGAATGCCCTTAACAGCGATTGCCGCAGGAAAGAAGCTTGAAGGAACGCTTGGTAAAATCAATGATTATCCAGTAAACGAGCTAGCAATCGGCGAGGAAAACCATTACCAGTTTGAAGCGACAATGACGGAACAACCAGAAGCACTTGCAATCGGTACAAAAGCTGCTGTTTCAGTTGTCACGGCAGAAGCGATTGGTGTGCCTACCGTTCGAGAAGAAGCAATCCATCATGTCAAAACACCTTATGCTTATCGATTAAATGAAAATGGACAAATCACAAAACAATCTGTCAAAACCGGCTTGAGCTTTGATGGGATCCAGGAAATAAAAGAGGGCATAGAAATTCGAGAAGTTATGATGCTCTCACCAGACCATGTCCCACAAAATAAAGCCTATTTTGTGACTGAAATGAAACCGAATAACATCAAAAAATCTGCTTTTGAGGAGATCACCTCACATGAAAAATGGGAATCTTTCTTAATAGGTTTGATTGAAAAATAG